A region from the Marinobacter sp. SS13-12 genome encodes:
- a CDS encoding branched-chain amino acid ABC transporter permease — protein MRIGDAKQSYEADEAIWTTSTQKLWFGFFLLVLLVFPFMADSYLLYLGCLVGIAVISTTGLNILTGFTGLISLGQAGFMGVGAYTVAWLSVNTGLPFPVTLVLAGLMAAAVGILVGLPSLRVKGLYLAIATLAASVFLHFIFAEWESVTGGMGGLSLEPAHLFGWSFQSDFMMYFIIVPLAVLMVLAAANVFRTRIGRAFIAIRDRDISAEILGIDLLRYKLMSFALSSFYAGVAGGLFAYFYRVVTPESFPLSMSIFYLAAVIVGGMGNLLGGILGAAFMTLVPEALKLLTAALTPFYPNAPVFMSPMLEIIFGALIVGFLIFEPHGLAEMWHRIRRFFRLWPFKN, from the coding sequence ATGCGCATCGGTGACGCAAAACAGAGTTACGAGGCCGATGAGGCGATCTGGACCACTTCAACCCAAAAACTCTGGTTCGGGTTTTTCCTGCTGGTTCTGCTGGTGTTTCCGTTCATGGCGGATTCCTATCTGCTGTACCTGGGATGCCTGGTTGGCATAGCCGTGATCAGCACCACCGGATTGAATATCCTGACCGGCTTTACCGGCCTGATTTCCCTGGGGCAGGCGGGGTTCATGGGGGTTGGCGCTTATACCGTGGCCTGGCTCTCTGTTAATACCGGCCTGCCATTCCCGGTAACCCTGGTCCTGGCCGGGCTCATGGCTGCCGCCGTCGGTATTCTGGTGGGCCTGCCCTCGCTGCGGGTCAAGGGGTTGTACCTGGCCATTGCCACGCTGGCGGCCAGCGTTTTCCTGCATTTCATCTTTGCCGAGTGGGAATCAGTCACCGGCGGTATGGGCGGCCTGAGCCTGGAACCGGCACACCTGTTCGGGTGGTCTTTCCAGAGCGACTTCATGATGTATTTCATCATCGTGCCGCTGGCGGTGCTGATGGTACTTGCCGCCGCCAATGTGTTCCGGACCCGGATTGGCCGGGCCTTCATTGCCATCCGCGACCGGGATATTTCTGCCGAAATTCTGGGTATTGACCTGCTTCGATACAAGCTGATGTCCTTCGCGCTCAGTTCGTTCTATGCCGGGGTGGCCGGTGGTCTGTTCGCCTATTTTTACCGGGTGGTGACGCCGGAGAGCTTCCCGCTGTCCATGTCGATTTTCTATCTCGCGGCGGTGATCGTGGGCGGCATGGGCAACCTGCTGGGAGGCATACTCGGCGCGGCCTTTATGACTCTGGTGCCGGAAGCGCTGAAACTGCTGACTGCAGCCCTGACGCCGTTTTACCCCAACGCCCCCGTGTTCATGTCGCCAATGCTGGAGATTATTTTCGGCGCCCTGATTGTGGGCTTCCTGATTTTTGAACCCCATGGCCTCGCGGAGATGTGGCATCGCATCCGCCGTTTTTTCCGCCTGTGGCCCTTTAAAAACTAA
- a CDS encoding ABC transporter ATP-binding protein → MSILDISNLSLSFGGVKALQDVSFRVPESTITTIIGPNGAGKTSLFNCISGFYKPQQGTISYEGQVLSSGIKPPRRAALGLARTFQNIALFRGMTVLDNIKLGAHVHMKSGLLSALAYFGPARREEMAVRKDVEQRIIDFLEIDHIRRQPVASLSYGLQKRVELARALAMQPKVLMLDEPVAGMNREEKEDMARFILDIREEWGITVLMVEHDMGMVMDISDHIAVLNFGQVITEGLPADVQKNPEVIKAYLGNSDIDSLRKKLNPEGEAA, encoded by the coding sequence GTGAGCATCCTCGATATCAGCAACCTGTCCCTGTCGTTTGGTGGTGTGAAGGCCTTGCAGGACGTCAGTTTCCGCGTGCCTGAAAGCACCATCACCACCATCATCGGCCCGAACGGCGCCGGCAAGACGTCGCTTTTCAACTGCATTTCCGGTTTCTACAAACCCCAGCAGGGCACGATCAGCTACGAGGGGCAGGTGCTTTCAAGCGGTATCAAGCCGCCGCGCCGGGCCGCACTGGGCCTGGCCCGAACCTTCCAGAACATTGCCCTGTTCCGGGGCATGACCGTTCTCGACAACATCAAGCTTGGCGCCCACGTTCACATGAAAAGCGGCCTGCTGAGCGCACTGGCCTATTTCGGTCCGGCGCGCCGGGAAGAGATGGCGGTCCGCAAGGATGTGGAACAACGGATCATCGACTTCCTGGAAATCGACCATATCCGTCGCCAGCCGGTAGCGAGCCTCTCCTACGGATTGCAGAAACGGGTGGAGCTGGCCCGGGCACTGGCCATGCAACCGAAAGTGCTGATGCTGGATGAACCGGTTGCCGGTATGAACCGGGAGGAAAAGGAGGACATGGCCCGATTTATCCTGGATATCCGGGAGGAGTGGGGCATTACCGTGCTGATGGTGGAGCACGACATGGGCATGGTGATGGATATTTCCGACCACATTGCGGTGCTCAATTTTGGTCAGGTTATTACCGAGGGCCTGCCGGCGGACGTTCAGAAGAACCCCGAGGTGATCAAGGCCTACCTGGGCAACAGTGACATCGACAGCCTGCGCAAGAAGCTCAATCCGGAAGGGGAGGCCGCCTGA
- a CDS encoding FkbM family methyltransferase, which yields MRVAIGNRLNRGLGLLRSFIIYRRPGRQRSLRRLYSEFIRSGDLVFDIGAHLGDRSSAFAALGARVVALEPQPQLQRWLRRLTRHQPEIVCLPLAVGRAPGNAELALSLRNPTVASMDSRWREHLRSTTAGFRHVRWEDSVTVTVTNLDELIRQYGRPSFCKIDVEGFEVEVLAGLSQPLPALSFEFVDGTLGQALRCLEELERLGRHEFNVIAGEQRRFIWSSWQEPESLRQWLDAGAEGIASGDIYARLLT from the coding sequence TTGCGGGTAGCGATTGGTAACCGATTGAACCGCGGGCTGGGCCTGTTACGGTCGTTTATCATTTACCGACGCCCCGGCCGCCAGCGGTCTTTACGCCGGCTGTACAGTGAATTCATCCGCAGCGGGGACCTGGTCTTCGACATCGGCGCTCATCTCGGGGACCGCAGCTCCGCGTTTGCCGCGCTGGGGGCGCGGGTGGTGGCGCTGGAGCCGCAGCCACAATTGCAGCGCTGGCTACGGCGGCTGACGCGGCATCAACCTGAAATAGTGTGCCTGCCACTGGCCGTGGGACGGGCCCCGGGCAACGCCGAACTGGCGCTGAGCTTGCGCAATCCCACCGTGGCGTCAATGGACAGCCGCTGGCGCGAACACCTGCGTTCAACGACTGCCGGTTTCCGACATGTGCGCTGGGAGGACTCGGTTACCGTGACGGTCACTAACCTGGACGAGCTGATACGGCAGTATGGTCGGCCCAGCTTCTGCAAGATCGATGTGGAAGGCTTTGAGGTGGAAGTGCTGGCGGGGCTGAGCCAGCCACTGCCGGCACTGTCCTTCGAATTCGTGGACGGCACCCTGGGTCAGGCCCTGCGATGCCTGGAGGAGCTCGAGCGGCTGGGCCGGCACGAGTTCAATGTTATTGCCGGCGAGCAACGCCGGTTTATATGGTCGTCATGGCAGGAGCCGGAGTCGCTCAGGCAATGGCTTGATGCGGGAGCTGAGGGAATTGCCTCTGGGGACATCTATGCGCGGCTTCTCACCTGA
- a CDS encoding branched-chain amino acid ABC transporter permease: MDWIFFGEISLAGLAMGGLYSLIALGFVIIYKATRVINFAIGEIMMFAAYLFLAFAGGMELSAWIALPLAVIGGSLLGGVIEKTMIRPMLGESPISVVMVTIGIASILVGLVEFIWTADPQLLPSFLPREPVFIGPLYLAPKIAYGFLIGAALLIIYLLYFRFSRGGVALRATASDQAAAYSMGINVRRVFNMAWVFGSLAASLAGVLVAATGGLSPQFGIIGLSVLVVVIVGGLDSILGALIAGVFIGWLETVAGAYLGGEYRMPATFLVLAVILVIRPYGLFGTHEIERV, translated from the coding sequence ATGGATTGGATTTTCTTTGGTGAAATCAGCCTGGCGGGCCTGGCTATGGGCGGCTTGTATTCGCTGATCGCCCTGGGGTTTGTGATCATCTACAAGGCCACACGGGTGATCAATTTTGCCATCGGCGAAATCATGATGTTTGCCGCCTACCTGTTCCTGGCCTTTGCGGGTGGTATGGAGCTCTCCGCGTGGATCGCGCTGCCGCTGGCGGTGATCGGCGGCAGCCTTCTGGGCGGGGTGATCGAGAAAACCATGATCCGGCCGATGCTGGGTGAATCGCCCATTTCGGTCGTGATGGTGACCATCGGTATAGCCAGTATCCTGGTGGGCCTGGTGGAATTTATCTGGACCGCCGACCCGCAATTGCTGCCGAGCTTCCTGCCCCGGGAGCCGGTTTTCATTGGCCCCCTCTATCTGGCTCCGAAGATCGCCTATGGCTTCCTGATCGGGGCTGCCCTGTTGATTATCTACCTGCTCTATTTCCGGTTCTCCCGGGGTGGGGTCGCGCTGAGGGCGACGGCCTCTGACCAGGCGGCGGCCTATTCCATGGGCATTAACGTGCGCAGGGTATTCAACATGGCCTGGGTGTTTGGTTCCCTGGCCGCTTCACTGGCCGGTGTGCTGGTGGCCGCCACCGGTGGCCTCAGCCCGCAGTTCGGGATCATTGGCCTGAGTGTGCTGGTGGTGGTGATTGTCGGTGGTCTGGACAGCATCCTCGGAGCACTGATCGCCGGTGTATTCATTGGCTGGCTGGAGACCGTGGCCGGTGCCTATCTGGGTGGCGAATACCGGATGCCGGCGACCTTCCTGGTGCTGGCAGTGATTCTGGTGATCCGGCCCTACGGCCTTTTTGGCACCCACGAAATAGAGCGAGTGTAA
- a CDS encoding DUF3565 domain-containing protein, protein MKQPITGYHKDEENHWVAQLVCGHNQHVRHTPPWVNRPWVITEEGRESMLGFELDCVKCEEGAPPDDRPC, encoded by the coding sequence ATGAAACAACCGATTACCGGCTATCACAAAGACGAAGAGAACCACTGGGTGGCCCAACTGGTGTGCGGCCATAACCAGCATGTGCGACATACGCCGCCGTGGGTAAACCGCCCCTGGGTTATCACCGAGGAGGGCAGGGAGTCGATGCTGGGGTTTGAGCTTGACTGCGTGAAGTGTGAAGAGGGTGCACCGCCGGATGACAGGCCCTGCTGA
- a CDS encoding ABC transporter substrate-binding protein — MFRNILNKGRRLAGLGSLVAALTVATPAMAQDKEPIVFGGSIPLSGVFAFAGIHIHAGLTDYTDWINSEGGINGHPVKYVMEDTAYEVDRSVAAFKKISGSESPATYYGDSTGFMKAIASELNSQGDTLMSGASFATALTDNEQYPYQFIPGPNYSQMFGIILEYIADQGKDGDMPTVAFVYSDTEFGKDPIENGKARAAELGIEVVEDIVTKPGSVDVSAEVLKLRRVRPDFVVFHGYVLSPINEFMVQMRQMGLDTQFMGTFWSSDKLIIDKMGADADGYMGVMPYNYYDSEESGPMLDALRAQAEKSDPEADYRPTGYMQAWFNAMVWTEVIKRTLDADKELTGDNMAEALASIKDWDTGGIIGIPVTVRDMSFPVGRIWRVNAEKGRYEPVSDWIHLD, encoded by the coding sequence ATGTTCAGAAACATCCTCAACAAAGGTCGCCGGCTTGCCGGGCTTGGTAGCCTGGTCGCTGCATTGACCGTGGCCACCCCGGCCATGGCCCAGGACAAGGAGCCCATCGTCTTCGGTGGCTCCATACCACTGTCCGGCGTATTTGCTTTTGCCGGCATTCACATCCATGCGGGCCTGACGGATTACACCGACTGGATCAACAGCGAGGGTGGTATCAATGGCCACCCCGTGAAGTACGTGATGGAAGATACCGCGTACGAGGTAGACCGTTCGGTGGCTGCTTTCAAGAAGATTTCCGGCAGTGAATCTCCGGCCACCTATTACGGTGACAGCACCGGTTTTATGAAGGCCATTGCTTCGGAGCTGAACAGCCAGGGGGATACCCTGATGAGTGGCGCGTCGTTTGCCACCGCGCTGACGGATAACGAGCAGTACCCCTACCAGTTCATCCCGGGCCCCAACTACAGCCAGATGTTCGGCATCATCCTGGAGTACATTGCAGACCAGGGTAAGGACGGCGACATGCCGACGGTTGCCTTTGTCTACAGCGATACCGAGTTCGGCAAGGACCCCATCGAGAATGGCAAGGCCCGGGCCGCGGAGCTGGGTATTGAAGTGGTTGAAGACATTGTCACCAAGCCTGGCAGCGTGGATGTCTCCGCAGAAGTCCTGAAGCTGCGCCGGGTACGCCCGGATTTCGTGGTGTTCCACGGCTATGTGCTGTCGCCGATCAACGAGTTCATGGTGCAGATGCGCCAGATGGGGCTGGACACCCAGTTCATGGGTACCTTCTGGTCTTCTGACAAGCTGATCATCGACAAGATGGGCGCAGATGCGGACGGCTACATGGGTGTTATGCCCTACAACTACTATGACAGCGAAGAAAGTGGGCCGATGCTGGACGCACTCAGGGCTCAGGCCGAAAAGAGTGACCCGGAGGCCGATTACCGCCCGACCGGCTACATGCAGGCCTGGTTCAACGCCATGGTGTGGACCGAAGTGATCAAGCGCACCCTTGACGCCGACAAGGAGCTGACCGGAGACAACATGGCCGAGGCACTGGCTTCCATCAAGGACTGGGACACCGGCGGCATCATCGGTATTCCGGTTACGGTCAGGGACATGTCCTTCCCGGTCGGCCGTATCTGGCGGGTGAATGCCGAAAAAGGCCGTTACGAGCCGGTATCGGACTGGATTCACCTCGACTGA
- a CDS encoding AMP-binding protein, which yields MTTPSIPELTLTQMLRAHAKERPERLALRQKDFGIWQAYSWQDYYERARHFGLGLRALGLKEGGHVAIISENRVEWVIAQMGIGMVRGICVGVYPTSPWNEVAYVLEHSDAEFVVCEDQEQTDKVLEAWPELPKLKHNIAIDMKGLRYYPEPPAAFEDIEARGREFEKEHPGLVDELQDSQQMDDTALMIYTSGSTGRPKGAMISWGNLHAAAPGLIELLQADEHGSSLSYLPLCHVAEQAVTNIAPVYVGSTVSFGESLRTIQEDLREIAPTFFLGVPRIWEKLHSSIYIKIQETGRVRQALFNRAIRACAPMATKSRAQWSLKEKCLFSLNYWLVFRALQNFIGLRRCTLAMTGAAPISTGILEFFRTIGVPLVEVYGQTESTGVATAQQVDDVHLGTVGVAVSGVEVKLGEHNEIIMRGGSMFKGYYKNDETTAATLKDGWLHTGDVGEWRGGQLKIVDRLKDIIITAGGKNLSPTEIENTVKASPYIKECIVIGEARKYVSALIQIDFDTVAKWAEQERIAYTTFRSLTEHERVNELIEAEVNKANEQLPQVAQIKRFHLLTKELDHDDDEVTATMKVRRSKIYEKYTDVIEALYA from the coding sequence ATGACAACACCATCCATACCCGAACTGACCCTGACGCAGATGTTGCGGGCCCACGCCAAAGAGCGGCCCGAGAGATTGGCACTGCGCCAGAAAGACTTCGGTATCTGGCAGGCTTACTCCTGGCAGGATTACTACGAGCGCGCCCGGCATTTCGGGCTGGGGCTCCGTGCCCTGGGGCTGAAGGAAGGTGGACATGTGGCCATCATCTCGGAAAACCGGGTGGAGTGGGTCATTGCCCAGATGGGTATCGGCATGGTCCGTGGCATCTGTGTTGGCGTTTACCCGACCAGCCCCTGGAATGAGGTGGCCTACGTTCTTGAGCACAGCGATGCAGAGTTCGTGGTGTGCGAGGACCAGGAGCAGACCGACAAGGTGCTGGAAGCCTGGCCGGAGCTGCCAAAGCTGAAGCACAACATCGCCATTGATATGAAGGGGCTGCGTTATTATCCGGAACCGCCAGCGGCGTTCGAGGATATCGAGGCCAGAGGCCGGGAATTCGAGAAAGAGCACCCGGGGCTGGTGGATGAATTGCAGGACAGCCAGCAGATGGATGACACCGCCCTGATGATCTATACCTCCGGATCGACTGGCCGTCCGAAGGGCGCCATGATCAGCTGGGGTAACCTCCATGCTGCGGCGCCCGGCCTTATTGAGCTGCTACAGGCAGACGAGCATGGCTCCAGCCTGTCCTACCTCCCGCTATGCCATGTGGCGGAGCAGGCGGTTACCAACATTGCACCGGTTTATGTGGGCAGTACGGTCAGCTTTGGCGAGAGCCTGCGGACGATCCAGGAAGATCTGCGGGAGATTGCACCGACCTTCTTTCTGGGGGTGCCCAGGATCTGGGAGAAGCTGCATTCCTCCATCTATATCAAGATCCAGGAAACCGGACGGGTCCGGCAGGCGTTATTTAACCGAGCGATCCGGGCTTGTGCACCAATGGCGACCAAATCCCGGGCACAGTGGAGCCTGAAAGAAAAATGCCTCTTCAGCCTCAATTACTGGTTGGTGTTCCGTGCACTGCAGAATTTCATCGGCCTTCGCCGGTGCACCCTGGCGATGACCGGCGCTGCGCCCATTTCCACCGGGATTCTCGAGTTCTTCCGGACTATCGGTGTTCCCCTGGTGGAAGTCTACGGCCAGACGGAAAGCACTGGCGTGGCAACGGCCCAGCAGGTGGATGATGTGCATCTCGGAACCGTGGGGGTTGCCGTCTCCGGCGTAGAGGTCAAGCTCGGTGAACACAACGAAATCATCATGCGCGGCGGCAGTATGTTCAAGGGCTATTACAAGAACGACGAGACAACCGCCGCAACCCTGAAAGACGGATGGCTGCACACCGGGGATGTGGGTGAATGGCGGGGCGGCCAGCTCAAGATTGTTGATCGCCTGAAAGACATCATCATTACCGCAGGGGGCAAGAACCTCTCGCCCACCGAGATTGAAAACACCGTCAAGGCCAGCCCTTACATCAAGGAATGCATCGTGATTGGTGAGGCCAGGAAGTATGTCTCTGCCCTGATCCAGATCGACTTCGACACGGTGGCCAAATGGGCGGAACAGGAGCGGATTGCCTACACCACCTTTCGCAGCCTGACCGAGCACGAGCGGGTGAACGAACTGATTGAGGCCGAAGTGAACAAGGCCAACGAACAGTTGCCCCAGGTGGCGCAGATCAAACGTTTCCACCTGCTCACCAAGGAACTCGACCACGACGATGATGAAGTGACGGCCACCATGAAGGTGCGCCGCAGCAAAATCTATGAGAAATACACGGACGTGATTGAGGCCCTTTACGCCTGA
- a CDS encoding ABC transporter ATP-binding protein, translating to MEALLEIDNIEVVYNKSVQVLRGLSLRVPEGAIVALLGSNGAGKSTTLKSVSGLLTLEDGEVTAGEVRFRGKDVKGTPPEKLVRSGLFHVMEGRRVFEDLTVEENLVAATYALSGSKPSLSDSYELVYNYFPRLRDRRKQLAGYLSGGEQQMLALGRALIAQPKLIMLDEPSLGLAPMLVEEIFTIVARINREQGTAILLVEQNAAVSLAIASYGYIMENGKIVIDGPADKLTANEDVREFYLGVGGKEGEARSYRDIKHYKRRKRWLS from the coding sequence ATGGAAGCCTTACTGGAAATCGATAACATCGAGGTGGTCTACAACAAGTCGGTGCAGGTCCTGCGGGGCCTGTCACTGCGGGTGCCGGAGGGTGCCATTGTGGCGCTCCTCGGCTCCAACGGCGCCGGCAAATCCACCACACTGAAGAGTGTTTCCGGCCTGCTGACCCTGGAAGACGGCGAAGTGACCGCCGGAGAAGTCCGTTTCCGGGGCAAGGATGTAAAGGGCACGCCGCCCGAGAAGCTGGTGCGCAGTGGGTTGTTCCATGTGATGGAAGGTCGCCGTGTGTTCGAGGACCTGACCGTCGAGGAGAACCTGGTTGCCGCCACCTACGCACTCAGTGGCAGCAAACCCTCCCTGAGCGACAGCTATGAACTGGTTTACAACTACTTTCCGCGCCTGAGGGATCGCCGCAAGCAACTGGCCGGGTATCTGTCGGGCGGGGAACAGCAGATGCTGGCTCTTGGCCGGGCGCTGATTGCCCAGCCGAAGCTGATCATGCTGGATGAACCTTCGCTGGGGCTGGCGCCGATGCTGGTGGAGGAGATCTTCACCATCGTGGCGCGAATCAACCGCGAGCAGGGCACGGCCATTCTGCTGGTGGAACAGAATGCTGCGGTCTCACTGGCGATAGCCTCTTACGGTTACATCATGGAGAACGGCAAAATCGTGATCGATGGCCCGGCGGACAAACTGACCGCCAACGAGGATGTGCGGGAGTTCTATCTGGGGGTGGGTGGCAAGGAAGGCGAAGCCCGCAGTTACCGTGACATCAAGCACTACAAACGCCGTAAACGGTGGCTTTCATGA
- a CDS encoding enoyl-CoA hydratase-related protein, with the protein MAEQLVTTDFDPETGIATLTFNRPEALNAINVPLAEAFLAAVQGLTSLSGLRCVVLTGAGRAFMAGGDVSSMAGSPEQAGNAISAILDAVNPAILLLRSMDAPVIAAVRGVAAGAGLSLALMSDLVIAREDAKFLVAYNGIGAVPDCGGSWFLAHKIGSGRAAELMLLGKTLSAAQAKDWGLITEFAPEPNYENLLTDITGKVASGPTRAFGAFRQLSDRANGNQLAAHLEAERAAFLEMTRTEDFAEGVSAFLAKRPAQFQGR; encoded by the coding sequence ATGGCAGAACAACTGGTAACCACCGATTTTGACCCTGAGACCGGTATAGCAACACTGACCTTCAACCGACCGGAGGCCCTGAACGCGATCAATGTGCCCCTGGCGGAGGCCTTTCTGGCCGCTGTCCAGGGGCTGACATCCTTATCGGGCCTGCGATGCGTGGTTCTGACAGGGGCGGGGCGGGCCTTTATGGCAGGCGGTGACGTATCCAGTATGGCAGGCTCTCCAGAGCAGGCGGGTAATGCAATCAGCGCCATTCTGGATGCGGTCAACCCAGCCATCCTGCTGTTGCGCAGCATGGATGCGCCGGTGATTGCCGCGGTCAGGGGCGTCGCCGCTGGCGCGGGGCTCAGTCTGGCGCTGATGTCAGACCTGGTGATCGCCCGGGAGGATGCAAAATTCCTGGTGGCCTACAACGGCATCGGCGCTGTACCTGACTGTGGCGGCAGCTGGTTCCTGGCCCACAAGATAGGCTCGGGTCGGGCAGCGGAATTGATGTTACTGGGGAAAACCCTCAGTGCTGCGCAAGCCAAAGACTGGGGCCTGATCACCGAGTTTGCCCCGGAACCCAACTATGAAAATCTGTTGACGGACATCACCGGCAAAGTTGCCAGCGGACCCACGCGTGCCTTTGGCGCGTTCCGCCAGCTTAGCGACCGGGCCAATGGCAATCAGCTGGCCGCCCACCTGGAAGCAGAGCGAGCGGCCTTTCTTGAAATGACCCGGACCGAGGATTTTGCAGAGGGTGTGTCAGCGTTTCTGGCCAAGCGGCCTGCGCAATTCCAGGGGCGGTAA
- a CDS encoding NADH:flavin oxidoreductase, with protein MSDAMQPVSFHSIEVPNRFALAPMTRTSAEADGTPNTLMADHYEGYAKGGFGLVITEGTYTDDKASQGYANQPGIINDSQVEAWTTIVNRVHAAGSKMFVQLMHAGAQFQANRYTDQPLGPSEVTPKGAPLGFYGDQTVWQTPSVMTDSDIRSAIDGFAQSAVNAKAAGFDGIEIHGANGYLLNQFLSTYFNTREDNYGGSLENRLRLTVEVVQAVRNAVGENYPVGIRLSQGTVTDPDYQLPEGAAGFREIVEAVRDAGADFVHTTDGDVNRQHFISGDQSLARVAADVQGIELIVNGGIEETNVQDVANQFPGALLAVGKKALANPDFVQRLKDGKEIADLDFGMLQPKATITNELAWRKQNAA; from the coding sequence ATGAGCGACGCAATGCAGCCTGTCAGTTTCCATTCCATTGAAGTGCCGAACCGGTTTGCTCTGGCCCCGATGACGCGCACCAGCGCAGAGGCCGATGGCACACCCAATACTCTTATGGCTGATCATTACGAGGGCTACGCCAAAGGCGGTTTCGGCCTGGTGATCACGGAGGGCACCTACACCGACGACAAAGCCAGCCAGGGGTATGCAAACCAGCCAGGTATCATCAATGACTCCCAAGTCGAAGCCTGGACAACGATTGTTAACCGTGTTCATGCAGCCGGCAGCAAGATGTTTGTTCAGCTCATGCACGCCGGCGCCCAGTTCCAGGCCAACCGCTATACCGACCAGCCGCTAGGCCCCAGCGAGGTTACCCCCAAAGGCGCTCCACTTGGCTTTTACGGAGATCAAACGGTCTGGCAGACGCCCAGCGTCATGACCGATTCCGATATCCGGTCAGCTATTGATGGCTTCGCCCAATCCGCCGTGAATGCCAAGGCCGCTGGCTTCGACGGTATCGAGATTCACGGTGCCAACGGCTACCTGCTTAACCAGTTCCTGAGCACGTATTTCAATACGCGGGAGGACAACTATGGCGGCTCGCTGGAGAACCGCTTACGCCTGACGGTAGAAGTTGTTCAGGCCGTGCGGAACGCTGTTGGCGAGAACTACCCAGTGGGGATTCGGCTTTCTCAGGGTACCGTGACAGACCCCGACTATCAGTTGCCGGAAGGTGCGGCAGGCTTCCGCGAGATTGTCGAAGCCGTTCGTGATGCCGGTGCGGACTTCGTCCACACCACCGACGGAGATGTTAATCGACAGCACTTCATCAGTGGTGACCAGAGCCTGGCTCGTGTTGCAGCCGATGTTCAGGGCATCGAGCTGATCGTAAATGGTGGCATTGAAGAAACCAACGTACAGGACGTGGCCAACCAGTTCCCCGGCGCCTTGCTGGCAGTCGGCAAAAAAGCTCTGGCCAACCCGGATTTCGTGCAGCGCCTCAAGGACGGCAAGGAAATTGCCGATCTGGACTTTGGAATGCTACAACCCAAAGCCACCATCACCAATGAACTGGCCTGGCGCAAGCAGAACGCAGCCTGA
- a CDS encoding CaiB/BaiF CoA-transferase family protein gives MAGPLSHLRVLDLSRVLAGPWAGQVLGDLGAEVIKIERPETGDDTRSWGPPYLQGADGSSELSAYFLAANRNKQSLAIDIAHPEGQELVRKLVAESDVVLENFKVGGLKRYGLDYDSLKRVNPKLIYCSITGFGQDGPYANRPGYDFLIQAMGGLMSVTGQPDGEPGEGPMKVGVALTDIVTGLYATIGVLAALSHRDRTGEGQYVETALLDAQVACLANQAMNYLTTGKAPTRMGNAHPNIVPYQDFPTADGNMVLTIGNDQQFSRLADVLGHPEWVSDERFATNRARVANRRALIPKLRQATVMRSTREWVEILERKGVPCGPVNTLDQVFDDPQVLARGMKQTVSHPDLGEVPTVGNPIKLKLTPVTYRTAPPLLGEQSDHVLHQVAGLSPGEIKVLRERGVVS, from the coding sequence ATGGCAGGCCCGCTGTCTCACCTGCGCGTCCTCGATCTTTCCCGGGTTTTGGCCGGCCCCTGGGCCGGTCAGGTCCTCGGAGATCTGGGTGCGGAGGTTATCAAGATCGAACGTCCGGAAACCGGCGATGACACCCGCTCCTGGGGACCGCCTTATCTGCAGGGGGCCGATGGCAGCTCTGAGCTCTCCGCCTACTTCCTGGCTGCCAACCGGAACAAGCAGTCCCTGGCGATCGATATCGCCCATCCCGAGGGACAGGAACTGGTCCGCAAGCTGGTGGCTGAATCGGATGTGGTACTGGAAAACTTCAAGGTGGGCGGCCTCAAGCGCTATGGTCTGGATTACGACAGTCTGAAGCGAGTTAACCCGAAACTCATCTATTGCTCGATTACCGGATTCGGCCAGGATGGCCCCTATGCGAACCGGCCCGGTTATGATTTTCTGATCCAGGCCATGGGCGGGCTGATGAGCGTTACGGGGCAACCAGATGGCGAGCCCGGGGAAGGGCCAATGAAGGTCGGTGTGGCACTGACGGACATCGTGACCGGGCTCTACGCCACCATCGGTGTACTTGCCGCTCTCAGCCACCGGGACCGGACCGGGGAGGGCCAGTATGTGGAGACCGCCCTACTGGATGCCCAGGTGGCCTGTCTGGCCAACCAGGCGATGAATTACCTGACCACGGGTAAGGCCCCGACAAGGATGGGGAATGCCCATCCCAATATCGTGCCTTATCAGGATTTTCCCACTGCGGACGGCAATATGGTGCTGACAATCGGCAATGATCAGCAGTTTTCCCGGCTGGCTGACGTGCTCGGGCATCCGGAGTGGGTAAGCGATGAGCGCTTTGCGACAAATCGCGCCCGGGTGGCCAACCGCCGGGCGCTGATTCCGAAACTGAGACAGGCCACGGTGATGCGCTCTACCCGGGAGTGGGTCGAAATCCTCGAGCGGAAAGGCGTGCCCTGCGGGCCAGTGAATACCCTGGATCAGGTATTTGACGATCCCCAGGTTCTCGCGCGGGGCATGAAACAGACGGTCTCCCATCCGGATCTGGGCGAGGTGCCAACGGTCGGCAATCCAATCAAGCTGAAACTGACACCCGTAACCTACCGCACGGCACCGCCGCTGTTGGGGGAGCAGTCGGATCATGTCCTGCATCAGGTTGCGGGCCTTTCTCCCGGGGAGATCAAGGTACTAAGGGAAAGGGGAGTCGTCTCCTGA